One part of the Alphaproteobacteria bacterium genome encodes these proteins:
- the pdhA gene encoding pyruvate dehydrogenase (acetyl-transferring) E1 component subunit alpha — protein MPRGRITPKNDIEYVSVLDANGNLDEMLEPSLEEKELLELHRAMLLTRRFDERLLSLQRQGKIGTFAPVKGQEAAQLGAVAVLRQSDWLVPAFRETAALIWRGTPLEGIFLYNAGFNEGGRIPDRKNDLPIAIPVASQIPHAVGIAYGMKYREKDDVAMTFFGDGATSEGDFHEAMNFAAVFQTPTIFVCQNNQWAISVPRDRQTKSATLAQKALAYGMPGVQVDGNDLLAVYVASRAAVDRARAGDGPTLIECVTYRLGVHTTADDPTKYREDEEVEAWRERDPLPRFQNYLVQKGFLADEDLETLEEEVADKIDAAWKAANEEMAACADPLHMFAHVYDTLPAYLAWQRDELAAEIDARGKGADE, from the coding sequence ATGCCAAGGGGCAGGATCACACCGAAAAACGATATCGAATACGTCTCGGTTCTCGACGCGAACGGGAACCTCGACGAAATGCTCGAACCCTCTTTGGAGGAAAAAGAACTGCTCGAGCTGCACCGCGCCATGCTTCTCACCCGCCGCTTCGACGAACGTCTCCTGAGTTTGCAGCGTCAGGGAAAGATCGGGACGTTCGCACCGGTCAAGGGACAGGAGGCCGCGCAGCTCGGCGCCGTCGCGGTTCTGAGACAAAGCGACTGGCTGGTACCGGCGTTCCGGGAAACAGCGGCGCTGATCTGGCGCGGCACGCCGCTCGAAGGCATCTTTCTTTATAACGCCGGATTCAATGAAGGCGGGCGAATTCCCGACAGGAAAAACGATCTGCCCATCGCGATACCGGTCGCGAGCCAGATCCCGCATGCCGTTGGCATTGCGTATGGCATGAAATACCGAGAGAAGGACGACGTTGCCATGACCTTCTTCGGCGACGGCGCGACCTCGGAAGGTGATTTTCACGAGGCCATGAATTTTGCCGCTGTGTTTCAGACGCCCACTATCTTTGTCTGCCAGAACAACCAGTGGGCAATATCCGTACCGCGGGATCGGCAGACGAAATCCGCGACGCTGGCGCAGAAGGCGCTGGCATATGGCATGCCGGGCGTGCAGGTCGATGGCAACGATTTACTCGCCGTCTACGTCGCGTCCCGGGCGGCCGTCGACCGCGCCCGTGCGGGTGACGGACCGACCCTGATCGAGTGTGTAACCTATCGCCTTGGCGTCCATACGACCGCGGACGACCCGACCAAGTATCGAGAGGATGAAGAAGTCGAGGCATGGCGGGAACGCGATCCCTTGCCGCGCTTTCAGAATTATCTCGTGCAAAAGGGGTTTCTGGCCGACGAGGACCTGGAAACGCTTGAAGAAGAGGTCGCCGACAAGATCGACGCCGCCTGGAAAGCCGCGAACGAGGAAATGGCGGCATGCGCCGACCCGTTGCACATGTTTGCGCATGTCTACGACACGCTTCCCGCCTACCTGGCATGGCAACGGGATGAATTGGCGGCCGAAATTGACGCGCGGGGCAAGGGCGCTGACGAATGA
- a CDS encoding sodium:calcium antiporter, giving the protein MGNFESLSLSGNSLIFAGAAVAVWIAGTKMAKYADEIADRSGIGEALIGIFLLAGVTSLPEIATSFTAAQSGDAPLAINNLLGSIAMQVAVLAVADLIYGKSALTSIVPNPVVMLQGALNICLLTFVAVAVVVGDFAVFGIGIWSWGLGLGALYSFKKLVDARGRKPWIANLGDDKPGDADERQKEDYGSLSLLIVKTLIAGVTILLAGFFVARSGAALANQTGLGSSFMGVAFVAIATSLPEVSTVFAAMRRGLYTMAISDIFGTNILNVALIVGVDAIAPGPPVLDRVGEFSIIGALLGVAVTGIFLIGIIERRDRTIGRMGVDSAAVLVTYAGGLVLLFSMRHAV; this is encoded by the coding sequence GTGGGAAATTTCGAGTCGTTAAGCCTTTCCGGCAATAGTCTGATATTCGCCGGAGCGGCTGTCGCGGTCTGGATCGCCGGAACGAAAATGGCCAAATATGCCGACGAAATCGCAGACCGTTCGGGTATTGGCGAGGCTTTGATCGGCATCTTTCTTCTCGCCGGGGTCACCTCCCTGCCGGAGATCGCAACCAGCTTTACCGCGGCGCAGAGTGGCGATGCGCCGCTCGCCATCAACAACCTGCTCGGCAGCATTGCCATGCAGGTCGCGGTTCTCGCCGTGGCCGACCTGATCTACGGCAAGAGCGCCCTCACGTCCATCGTTCCCAATCCCGTCGTTATGCTGCAGGGCGCGCTCAACATATGTCTGCTCACGTTCGTCGCGGTCGCGGTCGTCGTCGGGGATTTCGCGGTATTCGGAATCGGCATCTGGTCGTGGGGTCTCGGACTTGGCGCCCTGTACAGTTTCAAGAAGCTCGTGGACGCAAGGGGCAGGAAGCCCTGGATCGCCAACCTTGGCGACGATAAACCTGGCGATGCCGATGAAAGGCAAAAAGAGGACTATGGCAGCCTGTCCCTTTTGATCGTCAAGACATTGATCGCGGGGGTGACTATTTTACTGGCCGGATTCTTCGTCGCCCGCAGCGGGGCGGCGCTCGCCAATCAGACCGGGCTCGGTTCTTCCTTTATGGGCGTCGCATTTGTCGCCATCGCGACGTCCCTGCCGGAAGTAAGCACGGTATTTGCCGCCATGCGCCGCGGCCTCTATACCATGGCGATTTCCGATATATTTGGAACGAATATTCTGAATGTAGCGCTCATCGTCGGGGTCGACGCCATTGCACCCGGTCCGCCTGTGCTGGATCGTGTCGGTGAATTTTCGATTATCGGCGCCTTGCTCGGCGTTGCCGTCACCGGCATTTTCCTCATTGGCATAATCGAGCGGCGGGACCGGACAATCGGGCGAATGGGCGTCGATTCGGCCGCAGTCCTGGTGACATATGCCGGGGGTCTGGTGCTTCTGTTTTCAATGCGGCATGCCGTGTGA
- a CDS encoding endonuclease/exonuclease/phosphatase family protein, with protein sequence MSDAPRTLRLVTWNIHGGIGTDGRFDLKRIGGIIRALAPEIAAFQEVDMRTKRDAQTDIYAYLRSQVGDHGHQAWALSGADGQYGQMLASRFPLEDRHIHDISLPGREPRKVMEARARSPFGPLRVISTHLGWRTAERMRQVKWLREIIMEDHTAPLLLFGDLNEWHERRLRRLLSDLFEIRRGNKSFPSRLPLFALDRIICRAGPMVLESRAVKEAEKASDHLPVFARIALPSIG encoded by the coding sequence ATGAGTGATGCGCCCCGGACGCTCCGCCTCGTCACCTGGAATATCCATGGCGGAATCGGAACCGACGGCCGGTTCGACCTGAAACGGATCGGCGGGATTATCCGTGCCTTGGCGCCCGAGATCGCAGCGTTTCAGGAAGTGGATATGCGGACGAAGCGTGATGCGCAAACCGACATATACGCATATTTGCGCAGTCAGGTGGGCGACCATGGTCATCAGGCATGGGCGCTGTCGGGTGCGGATGGACAGTATGGTCAGATGCTGGCAAGCCGGTTTCCACTGGAAGACCGGCATATTCACGACATCTCGTTGCCAGGCCGCGAACCCCGAAAAGTGATGGAGGCCAGGGCACGCTCCCCCTTCGGACCGCTGCGCGTCATCTCGACCCACCTGGGATGGCGAACCGCAGAAAGGATGCGCCAGGTCAAGTGGCTTCGCGAGATTATAATGGAAGATCATACAGCGCCGTTACTGTTGTTCGGTGATCTGAACGAATGGCATGAACGCAGGCTGCGGCGTCTGCTTTCAGATCTGTTTGAAATTCGAAGAGGGAACAAAAGTTTTCCATCGCGGCTTCCCCTATTCGCGCTGGACAGGATCATATGCCGCGCCGGGCCGATGGTGCTCGAATCGCGTGCCGTAAAGGAAGCCGAAAAGGCGTCGGATCACCTGCCTGTATTCGCACGGATAGCGTTACCGTCCATCGGGTGA
- a CDS encoding VTT domain-containing protein — protein sequence MTKLCEEKILTEGRNCWRIANAGRAAVLIDGAAYFGALRATLLKAERSIFIVGWDIDSRTRLVGPSGNAEDGFPEQLGPFLTALVAKRPNLRIHLLLWDYAMLYALDREPLPSINLAWKTPKQISVCLDDVLPAGASHHQKIVVVDDSVAFSGGLDLTIRRWDTSHHNIGDKARLDPTGKPYRPFHDVQMMVDGDAAVALGELVRARWRNAACETPLKSNPIGDLWPENVEIDFTDVRIGIARTAPAYDGKDEIREVEALYKSSIEAAEKSIYLEAQYVTAGSVAVQLAKRLQEKPDLEALIVGPNVHHSWLEEQSMNNGRRRFMEYLKKAGFRDRVRLLYPTIPDDDTQEGVMVHAKISIVDDRFLRIGSANLNNRSMGMDTECDLALEAASPEQSRRITFIRNRLLAEHLGTEIAAVEQAIEKKGSLLAAVESLSDGPKSLRPVELDNVPNNELALTVGWLADPEKPVATPDFAGELFDGAATSGASSRLIKLLALLFAVFGLVAIWRFTPLSELTNPGDLIAWLQSIGSGFWMPAVVVVLFVLGGLVAFPVTVMIAVTGMMFNPFTAFLCGLAGSLLSAAVMFFIGYNVGRSPLRDLIGTKVNRVSRALARRGVLSVIALRMVPIAPFTLINLVAGASHIRASDFLIGTILGMTPGIFVVSFLGRQLARTLNNPSSTELAMLGLGLIGWFLLALGFYFIAPKLRSRKDE from the coding sequence ATGACGAAACTTTGTGAAGAAAAAATACTTACCGAAGGTCGAAACTGCTGGCGCATTGCGAATGCAGGCCGCGCGGCGGTTCTGATTGATGGCGCCGCCTATTTTGGAGCGTTGCGCGCGACCCTGTTAAAAGCGGAACGTTCGATATTTATCGTGGGGTGGGATATTGACAGCCGCACCCGGTTGGTCGGGCCATCCGGTAACGCGGAAGACGGCTTTCCGGAGCAGTTGGGGCCGTTTCTAACGGCCCTTGTCGCGAAACGCCCTAATCTGCGGATCCATCTGCTTCTGTGGGATTACGCCATGCTCTACGCGCTGGATCGGGAGCCGCTACCTTCGATCAATCTCGCCTGGAAGACGCCGAAGCAGATTTCAGTTTGTCTCGACGATGTATTGCCCGCAGGCGCCAGCCACCATCAGAAGATCGTCGTTGTCGACGATAGCGTCGCATTCTCCGGCGGACTTGATCTAACGATCCGACGATGGGACACATCACACCACAACATCGGCGACAAGGCCCGTCTTGACCCGACGGGAAAGCCATACCGGCCGTTTCACGATGTTCAGATGATGGTCGATGGCGATGCCGCTGTTGCGCTGGGGGAACTGGTGCGCGCGCGATGGCGGAACGCGGCCTGTGAGACACCGCTGAAATCGAATCCCATAGGCGACCTGTGGCCAGAGAATGTGGAAATCGATTTTACCGATGTACGGATCGGTATTGCCCGTACGGCGCCGGCCTATGATGGAAAAGACGAAATCCGCGAGGTGGAAGCCCTGTACAAGTCATCGATCGAGGCAGCTGAAAAATCGATTTATCTGGAAGCCCAGTACGTCACGGCAGGAAGCGTGGCGGTGCAACTGGCGAAGCGCCTGCAGGAAAAGCCAGACCTTGAAGCGCTCATCGTCGGACCCAATGTACACCATAGCTGGCTGGAAGAACAAAGCATGAATAACGGCCGGCGCCGCTTCATGGAATACTTGAAGAAAGCCGGGTTTCGTGACCGCGTTCGATTGTTGTATCCCACCATACCCGACGACGACACGCAAGAAGGGGTGATGGTCCATGCTAAAATTTCCATCGTCGATGACAGGTTTCTTCGTATCGGGTCCGCCAATCTGAACAATCGATCAATGGGTATGGACACGGAATGCGACCTGGCGCTGGAAGCGGCATCTCCAGAACAATCCAGGCGAATTACCTTCATCCGGAATCGCCTTCTCGCCGAGCATTTAGGAACCGAAATCGCCGCTGTCGAACAGGCCATCGAGAAAAAAGGGTCGCTGCTCGCCGCTGTGGAGAGCCTTTCCGACGGCCCAAAATCGCTACGGCCGGTCGAACTGGACAACGTACCGAATAACGAACTCGCCTTAACGGTTGGCTGGCTGGCCGATCCGGAAAAGCCCGTGGCGACGCCGGATTTCGCAGGCGAATTGTTCGATGGAGCGGCCACAAGCGGAGCATCCAGCCGCCTGATAAAACTGTTGGCGTTACTGTTCGCGGTATTCGGTCTGGTCGCGATCTGGCGGTTCACCCCCTTGTCCGAATTGACCAACCCCGGCGACCTTATCGCGTGGCTGCAATCGATCGGCAGTGGCTTCTGGATGCCGGCCGTCGTCGTTGTCCTCTTCGTCCTGGGCGGATTGGTGGCGTTTCCGGTTACGGTCATGATCGCGGTTACGGGCATGATGTTCAATCCATTCACCGCGTTTCTTTGCGGCCTTGCCGGCTCATTACTGAGTGCCGCCGTGATGTTTTTTATCGGCTACAATGTGGGCCGGAGTCCGCTGCGCGACTTGATAGGAACAAAAGTCAATCGCGTCAGCCGCGCTCTGGCGCGTCGTGGCGTGCTGAGCGTGATTGCGCTCAGGATGGTGCCTATCGCGCCGTTTACCCTGATAAATCTGGTTGCCGGCGCCTCCCATATCCGCGCCTCCGACTTCCTGATCGGCACAATCCTGGGCATGACCCCGGGCATTTTCGTCGTGAGTTTCCTGGGACGCCAGCTTGCCCGGACGCTTAATAATCCGAGTTCCACAGAACTGGCCATGTTGGGTCTTGGCCTGATCGGATGGTTTCTGCTTGCGTTGGGCTTTTATTTTATCGCGCCGAAACTGCGTTCCCGCAAAGATGAGTGA
- a CDS encoding PAS domain-containing sensor histidine kinase, with protein MPLIIYERLGEAEKDKAELLFQSAREQGRLIALNLAPLLREGPKILPQLDSALVTLASDNLNIRVLYRPNAATADNGYYDNGYYYVAAHPALTEAYLSSEIEVLGKIGVLSRLSGSCSKNKTIGIRHNVPDGPQQLITAIVPVTTDNGCWSIVTSYAGDAFMQSSFGRPYWQSPEIQFASLLYFAAAGVTLLLLIRIRAGLRGFRDTAVAAGRRGGTANFSEGNDNSDLADVADEFDRMVQRIGLLSFAVENSPVAVSVADANWQLEYVNPACEKLSGKSSGDLLGLDLRQKEFEGPHDLSWTAICDRVSCGDTWHGLLRRRKPDGRVLWVDVSLYRLAGEPFGEEHFVCLQEDVTERQRMLNGLVDEKERALALNRTKSNFVAQMSHEFRTPLNAILGFSEVIALESFGPCGEARYVEYARHIHSSGQHLLSLINDVLDLSKLESGREALHLEPLDLSQLTANMVALVAPLAEAAGVVLETEDDLNGASAIADERATKQVLLNLLSNGIKFTPDGGTVTVALAAMDSSHIRLTVSDTGCGIAADEIPKICEPYERADTEQVRNTAGTGLGLPIVKRLVEQQNGRFAIYSTLGEGTTVEIILSATHAA; from the coding sequence GTGCCGCTGATCATATACGAACGGCTGGGCGAGGCAGAAAAGGACAAGGCGGAATTACTGTTCCAGTCGGCGCGGGAACAGGGACGTCTGATTGCACTCAATCTCGCGCCGTTGTTGCGGGAAGGGCCAAAAATCCTGCCGCAACTGGACAGTGCGCTGGTGACGCTTGCCAGTGATAACCTTAACATCAGGGTGCTTTACCGGCCTAACGCCGCTACCGCCGACAACGGGTACTATGACAACGGGTACTATTATGTCGCTGCGCATCCGGCGCTGACCGAAGCCTATCTCTCGTCCGAGATAGAAGTTCTGGGAAAAATTGGAGTCCTGTCGCGGCTGTCCGGTTCGTGCAGCAAAAATAAAACCATCGGCATTCGCCACAATGTTCCCGATGGTCCGCAGCAACTGATTACGGCCATAGTGCCTGTCACGACGGATAACGGTTGCTGGTCGATCGTGACGTCGTATGCGGGCGATGCATTTATGCAATCCTCGTTCGGTCGCCCTTACTGGCAGTCCCCGGAAATCCAGTTTGCCAGCCTGCTGTATTTTGCGGCTGCCGGCGTCACGCTGCTCCTTCTGATTCGGATCAGGGCCGGGCTGCGCGGATTCCGCGATACCGCTGTCGCGGCGGGACGTCGTGGCGGTACCGCCAACTTTTCCGAGGGTAACGACAATTCCGACCTTGCCGACGTTGCCGATGAGTTCGATCGCATGGTACAGCGCATCGGTTTGCTGTCCTTCGCCGTCGAAAACAGTCCCGTCGCGGTCTCCGTTGCCGATGCCAACTGGCAACTGGAGTACGTCAATCCGGCATGCGAAAAGCTGTCAGGCAAGTCCTCGGGCGATCTGCTTGGTCTCGATCTGCGGCAGAAGGAATTCGAAGGCCCTCACGACCTGTCCTGGACCGCAATCTGCGACAGGGTATCCTGCGGCGATACCTGGCACGGGCTGCTTCGGCGCCGAAAGCCTGACGGCCGCGTATTGTGGGTGGACGTATCGCTGTACCGGCTTGCCGGCGAACCGTTTGGAGAGGAGCATTTTGTCTGCCTGCAGGAAGACGTGACCGAACGACAACGGATGCTGAACGGACTGGTCGACGAAAAAGAAAGGGCGTTGGCGCTCAATCGGACGAAATCCAACTTCGTCGCGCAGATGAGCCATGAATTCCGTACGCCGCTGAACGCTATCCTCGGTTTCTCGGAAGTCATCGCGTTGGAAAGTTTCGGTCCGTGCGGCGAAGCGCGGTACGTCGAATACGCACGGCACATCCACAGTAGCGGCCAGCACCTGCTATCGCTGATCAATGACGTCCTCGACCTGTCTAAGCTCGAATCCGGAAGGGAAGCGCTGCATCTCGAACCCCTGGACCTGTCGCAGTTGACGGCGAACATGGTGGCGCTGGTTGCGCCGCTGGCCGAAGCCGCGGGTGTCGTGCTGGAAACGGAAGACGACCTGAACGGAGCGTCTGCAATCGCCGATGAGCGGGCGACGAAGCAGGTGCTGCTCAATCTGCTGTCCAATGGCATCAAGTTCACGCCAGACGGGGGCACTGTTACGGTTGCCCTCGCGGCGATGGATTCCAGTCACATCCGCTTGACGGTATCGGATACGGGCTGCGGCATCGCCGCGGACGAAATCCCGAAAATCTGCGAACCCTATGAGCGAGCGGATACCGAACAGGTACGGAATACGGCGGGTACCGGCCTCGGCCTGCCCATCGTGAAACGCCTGGTCGAGCAACAGAATGGCCGCTTCGCGATCTACAGCACACTCGGCGAGGGGACGACGGTAGAAATCATCCTGTCCGCCACGCACGCGGCCTGA
- a CDS encoding regulatory protein GemA, whose amino-acid sequence MSLSRKQTALVHIAKKQLALTEDEYRGVLAKTAGVESCSELDGYGFEAVMQYFAALGFKSGFTESFFGHRPGRASPSQVGLIRKLWTEYTDGKGDDASLGKWLDRTFHISALRFLTAQDAPKAITALKAMKKGKARRDNIQ is encoded by the coding sequence ATGTCCCTCAGTAGAAAACAGACCGCCCTTGTCCACATTGCGAAGAAGCAGCTCGCGCTCACGGAAGATGAATACCGCGGAGTCCTGGCGAAAACGGCCGGGGTTGAATCGTGCAGCGAGCTGGACGGCTACGGCTTCGAGGCCGTCATGCAGTATTTTGCGGCGCTGGGTTTCAAGTCCGGCTTCACCGAGTCCTTTTTCGGCCACCGGCCCGGCAGGGCGAGCCCGAGCCAGGTCGGGCTGATCCGCAAACTCTGGACCGAGTATACGGACGGCAAGGGTGACGACGCATCGCTTGGCAAATGGCTGGACCGGACCTTCCATATATCCGCGCTCCGGTTCCTGACGGCGCAGGATGCGCCGAAGGCAATCACGGCCTTGAAGGCCATGAAGAAGGGGAAAGCACGCCGTGACAATATACAGTGA